The following is a genomic window from Oncorhynchus masou masou isolate Uvic2021 chromosome 6, UVic_Omas_1.1, whole genome shotgun sequence.
atttgaccaataaggagagcgatggagtgctgcatcagatgacctggcatccacaatcacctgacctcaatccatttAATATGgttagggatgagttggaccgcaaagtgaaggaaaagcagccaacaagtgctcagcatatgtgggaactccttcaagctggttgagagaatgccaagagtgtgcaaagctgtcatcaaagcaaaaggtggctactttgaagaatctaaaatatatattgacttacttaacacttttttggttactacatgattccatatgtgttatttcatggttttgatatCTTCACAATTAATCTGCAATGTTGAAAACAGgacaaataatgaaaaacccttgaatgagcaggtgtttccaaacttttgactggtactgtgtatgaaGAAAAAAATGTTGTGAAATAAAATCCTCAACATTtaggacatacagtggggcaaaaaagtatttaattagccaccaattgtgcaagttctccaacttaaaaagatgagagaggcctgtaattttgatcataggtacacttcaactatgacagacacaatgaagaaaaataatccagaaaataacattgtatgatttttttatgaatttatttgtaaattatggtggaaaataagtatttggtcacctacaaacaagcaagatttctggctctcacagacctttaagaggctcctctgtcctccacttgttaactgtattaatggcacctgtttgaacttgttatatGTTTTGACATTGAACATTTATGAATTGGAGACATTAGAACAAATAACACATTTTCACATAGCAAAGAGCCAACTGGCTACATGGACAGACTGGAATCCAAATAACTAGGCTAGATGAGTAGGGTCTATCAGGGGTGCAGGGCATGTGGGTCGCAATGTGTAGTGACGATCAACTACACACCGTACCCACCAAGTAGTGCCAATCAAGAGTTGGGTTCAGTAGGGTCTGGCTCAAGCACACATGTGTACTAGCGAGTGTTGTACTAGCTACATATCAAGTGTTTTATTGTGCTAGCTAGACAAACCCAAATAGCTAGTGCTGTATtgtgctagctagatagctagtgtGTATTATCTAACTAGCGAACCAAACCAGTATGATtgttagctagcatgctagctagcccAACTGCTACAACCAAAACAAATgtttgaaacaataacaattgtTTCAATTGTTGAACTGCATCCAGTTCAACATCCATTCGAGGGTTCTTCCTAGCGGGTCCGTCCAGTTGCTTGCTGTACTGTCCATCTCGGTGCTCTATACAGTCTGTCTCCGTCCAACTCAGAGTTATAGCTGACTCTATTATTTTATATTACCCTAAACATGATGGAATTCATTGCTGAATTAACTCAGAAACCACACTTGTGTGGAAACACCTGTGGTttcgatatacagtgccttgcgaaagtattcggcccccttgaactttgcgaccttttgacacatttcaggcttcaaacataaagacataaaactgtatttttttgtgaagaatcaacaacaagtgggacacaatcatgaagtggaacgacatttattggatatttcaaacttttttaacaaagcaaaaactgaaaaattgggcgtgcaaaattattcagcccctttactttcagtgcagcaaactctctccagaagttcagtgaggatctctgaatgatccaatgtagacctaaatgactaatgatgataaatacaatccacctgtgtgtaatcaagtctccgtataaatgcacctgcactgtgatagtctcagaggtctgttaaaagcgcagagagcatcatgaagaacaaggaacacaccaggcaggtccgagatactgttgtgaagaagtttaaagccggatttggatacaaaagatttcccaagctttaaacatcccaaggagcactgtgcaagtgataatattgaaatggaaggagtatcagaccactgcaaatctaccaagacctggccgtccctctaaactttcagctcatacaaggagaagactgattagagatgcagccaagaggcctatCATCACTCTGGATGAATTGCAGAGatatacagctgaggtgggagactctgtccataggacaacaatcagttgtatattgcacaaatctggcctttatggaagcgtggcaagaagaaagccatttcttaaagatatccataaaaagtgttgtttaaagtttgccacaagccacctgggagacacaccaaacatgtggaagaaggtgctctggtcagatgaaaccaaaatttaactttttggcaacaatgcaaaacgttatgtttggcgtaaaagcaacacagctcatcaccctgaacacaccattcccactgtcaaacatggtggtggcagcatcatggtttgggcctgcttttcttcagcagggacagggaagatggttaaaattgatgggacgatggatggagccaaatacaggaccattctggaagaaaccctgatggagtctgcaaaagacctgagactgggacagagatttgtcttccaacaagacaatgatccaaaacaaaaaaaatctacaatggaatctacaaagcaaaatctacaatggaatggttcaaaaataaacatatccaggtgttagaatggccaagtcaaagtccagacctgaatccaatcgagaatctgtggaaagaactgaaaactgctgttcacaaatgctctccatccaacctcactgagctcgaactgttttgcaaggaggaatggggaaaaaattcagtctctcgatgtgtaaaattgatagagacataccccaagcgacttacagctgtagtcacagcaaaaggtggcgctacaaagtattaacttaagggggctgaataattttgcacgcccaatttttcagtttttgatttgttaaaaaagtatgaaatatccaataaatgtcgttccacttcatgattgtgtcccacttgatgttgattcttcacaaaaaaattcagttttatatctttatgtttgaagcctgaaatgtggcaaaaggtcgcaaagttcaagagggccgaatactttctcaaggcactgtactttctatccctcatttactcaattgattcctttattttggcatttCCCAGTAGGCACTTTTTTAGAGTATGCACAGTTACTCAGTTAAGATCTGACCCTTTTTTTCAAGTTTGTCTAAAATgatatacccaaatctaactgcctgtagctcaggacctgaagcaaagatatgcatattcatgataccatttgaaaggaaacactttgaagtgtgTGGAAATGTTTGtggaaattaatgtaggagaatataacacattcgatctggtaaaagataatacaaagaaataaACATGCTTTTTTTGCactatcatctttgaaatgcaagagaaaggcccaggcgcaatttagaatttggtcactagatggcagcagtttagactgatccaatgaaccattgcatatatGTTAAAAATGTTGCATCAAGTCTGCCCAactgtgcctaattggtttattatatacattttcaagttcataattgtgcactctcctcaaataatagcatggtattctttcactgtagtagctactgtaaattggacagtgtagtCAGATTAaaaagaatttaagctttctgcccatatcagatatttGAATGATTGTTCTCTTTAATCACATTACATAATATTTTAACATGACATCTGAACTAAATGTTCTTTGTGGTATTTTATTGAATTTCAGCAGACATTTGAATTGTGACTACTCACACATTGAGATAGAATTGTAAGAGCTTCTATAGGATTCTATAAGTGGAGAGTGCTAGCGCATTTACGAAACAATACTTAGCCTACTGATGCTTTGCCATCAGTAATTTCAGTATATTCTGAATGAAAATGGTTTGCACAGAAGAGGAATGTGTCATAACACCTTGAAATAACATGTCAGCTACTCTACGTCAGTTAAGCTATGAGTGTTTTATGCCAATGATAAGGATTACAACAACATTTGAATGGAAATCTAGATAATTATGCTCTAAATGTTCCTGTCAGAAAAAGATTAGGTTTtgtctatggggttgaggtcagagatCCTTAGATATGTCATGGAACTCAACACACATGTCACTGAAATGTACATGGCAGGGCCAAAGAACCAGTTAAGGTTGCAACATAGCATAACAGTCTACAGATGTATTTTTTTATGGACTGTCTGACAGCCATAATTACTTGATTTTGAAGATAAATTATGCCATCCTTGTATATTGGATTAAAGGAGGCTTCATTTTGCTTTAGGAATTAGTAACGGAATGTAAATATTTGAAAATGATGTTATCATTGATCACATCAATGTTTGGTGTATCGAATTTCACCCTCCCAGACAGAAGATTATAAACTAGTAAGAGCCATACCTATCACAGTAATAGATGAATGTTCTAGAGAGAAAGAGTTCAAGTAAAGCAGCAAATGTAAGTTGCACGTGACCATCAGAATTAAATATATTGTATGGCTTTCAGCTGAGATATGGTAACCTTGTCTCttgatctctgtctctgtccctctgtgttcAATGTAATTAGACTAAAACCCATATAATCCTTCCAGATAATCTGTGAAAtggttctctccctcttctcttcttctcccttcaCAACCCTTTGTTTGTCTACCTTTCTCTACTCCCTCTAAAGAACCTCTCATCAAGCCATGGGCGGGCATTAGTGGGATCAGAGTCAAGCCCACTCACATAAACTATGTCATTAAGGAAGTAGCACACCAGTAAATTAATCctctaatctaatctaatttTTTTCAAACAAATGCTTTTACAGCAGTGAAATTTACCATCTGTATTTCACCATGACGTTGGTTTTTATGGCCGACATAGACCAGTAGTAAAGCTCTAGAAATATTACAGTGGATGATTGTCGCCATGTCCTAGTGGATTACATTGGCTGGACATGTGAGAACTATTCAGTACTCTCAATTACTGGCAACATATCATCATAAGGTATTAAGTGGTTAGTTTACCAACTGTGTCTGACTTATCCCGACGAAGATTGATTTGATAATAACACATGGTGTCTGGTTCAGTAGCTGTCCAACGTCCATTAACCCTCCTTTTGAATCTAATGACTGTCTCCGGTCTCTTCTTAAAACCATTCAGCCGTTAACATCATGTAACGTATGTATCTTTCAGATCCCCCAGATTAGTTATGCATCCACGGCTCCAGAGCTGAGTGACAAAAGCCGTTATGAGTTCTTCTCCCGCGTGGTCCCTCCTGACTCCTACCAGGCCCAGGCCATGGTGGACATCGTCAAGGCTATGGGGTGGAACTATGTATCTACACTGGCCTCAGAAGGAAACTACGGTGAGAGCGGCGTCGATGCCTTCCTCCAGATTTCACGAGAGGCAGGTTTGTACCGAATTTAGTGGGGAATTCAAATGTTCTGGTGTAGCCTAACCATGACCAACATGGTGTTGGAACTGATGGTACTATATGGGGAGGACATGACGTCCAATGGAGGAGCAGCCTTGGATTGGGTCTTGTCTTTCTTCTCCCTTCATTCAGGAGGTTTATGCATCGGCCAATCCATCAAAATCCCTCGAGAGCCGAAACCAGGTGGATTTGATAAGATCATCAAGAGACTAATGGAGACCTCTAATGCTCGTGGGGTCATCATCTTTGCTAATGAGGACGACATCAGGTTAGTGGCAAACTAGTTCCTTTCCCTAGGGCTGTTGTCACACAACCACCATGCTACTTGTTCTCTAAGCACCACAGTACCAAGTTCCTATAGAATCAAAGCTAATGAAGGTCCAGTGTGCTAATCCATTATCACCACTTATCACAGACGTGTCTTGGAGGCAGCAAAGAGGGCTAACCTGACGGGTCACTTCCTGTTTGTGGGCTCTGACAGCTGGGGGGCCAAGAGCTCCCCCATCCTGGACCAGGAGGATGTGGCTGAGGGGGCTGTCACCATCCTCCCCAAGAGGGCCTCCATCGATGGTAAGGCAAACACATGAAAAAGATATTGCAGAGATACATTGTATTTTGGTGTTCAATATGAATTTAACTTTAGTGGGGGATGGGAAAGTCTGGGAAAGTCTTAAAAATAAGGTGATAGTGATGCTCTGTTGGTCCTTTGCCCAGGGTTCGACAACTACTTCACCTCGAGATCCCTGAAAAACAACAGAAGGAACATCTGGTTTGCAGAATACTGGGAGGACGACTTCAAATGTAAACTCACTCGACCAGGTATCAAGTACGACCTTGGTAGAAGAAAATGTACAGGTAGGAAAAAAGGTTATTTCTGACATATTTCAAAGGTTTATCTCAAATAAGCAGATTTACTTACAGGCTACACAGGTTTTATCCATTGTATGCcacccttcctcccttcttcaGGGGAAGAGAGAATTGCACAGGAATCTCAGTACGAGCAGGAAGGGAAAGTACAGTTTGTGATAGACGCGGTGTATGCCATGGCGCATGCCTTACACAGCATGCACCTGGACCTCTGTCCGGGCTCCATGGGCATCTGTGAGAAGATGGACCCAGTGGAAGGGAGTCAGCTGCTCCATTACATTCGCTCAGTCAACTTTAATGGTGAGTTGGAAATGTACAGACCAGGGATTATTAAAAAGGGTCTTGAGAAATTTCGTTGGAGCAGCAGTTAATCAGGTCTGGGAACGTTCAATAAACTTTGTTTGGATCGAGTTTGAAATTGTATCGTCTATCCTGACTTTTCGTTTTGTTGTGGCTGTCAAGTCAGATAATACTCTTGATAAttgaaattatatatttttataattAAAGCCCAAACAGAGGAAATGTCCTGGTTTCATGAAGCTTTTTCCACTACTGGTTCCCATCACATCCCATCAGAGTGGTTAGTCTGAGAGGTCAGTCACTCCAAAAAAGTGTGGATGGAAGTCAGACTGAAGACATCACTGCACTCTGTGTTAACCTCTTCAATGCGCTATTCTTCATACACAAGAAACACTCCTCTTTTCATCTCCAtctttcacaaaaaaatatttttcttgGAGTCCAAGGAGCTTTCTATGAAAAGCAAAGCTATTTCCTTTTCCCTGTTTGTGGATGACCTTTGCTTGTGTGGAAGCCCTCTGATTGAATGCTTGAAGggaacagagagtacagaaatAGCGTCATGTATGGAAAGGAACCCTCAGCAGGAAGGATCTTATGCTCAGCTTTGCACTGGTTGCATAAGACATGAGCTTTAGGTTCACCGTAGGTTTAATTTTTCTTTGTTCAAAGGTAAAAGCATTGCACGGCCCACGAGCGGGTAGCCCTGTTAAAAATCCTTGCTCCTCTATCCAACAGGCAGTGCAGGGACTGGGGTCATGTTCAATGAGAATGGAGATGCTCCTGGTCGCTATGACATCTTCCAGTTCCAGCTCTCAAACACCACCAACCCCGGCTACCGGTGTATTGGCCAGTGGACAAACAATCTGCGACTCAATGTAAACATTTGTTTTGGTCTATTTTATTTTTCAATGATGATGTTCACTTGATAAGTGTTGCTATTGCGTTGAGGAATGTACTGTTTGTGTTTTGAGTTAACAACCTTTCAATTGAACCAAACTCATTCCAGTTATTCATGCACTTTTATTTAGCTCCATTTAGTCATTCATTCTCTTTTCCCCAGTAATGACATGATGTGACTACTTCAGGAGTTCACTTGATGTTCTTCAacattgtctctgtctctgttaaagGCTGAGGAGATGCAGTGGTCGGGTGGGGACCGTGCAGTCCCTGACTCGGTGTGCAGTTTCCCCTGTGAGctaggagagaggaagaagatggTGAAGGGTGTACCCTGTTGCTGGCACTGCGAACTGTGCGATGGATATCAATACCAGCTGGATGAGCTAAACTGTGACATGTGTCCCTTCGATATGCGTCCCATGCCAAACAGAACGGGCTGCCGGTCCACACCCATCATCAAACTGGAGTGGAGCTCCCCCTGGGCCATCATCCCTGTGTTCCTGGCTGTCCTGGGCATTCTGGCCACCTCCGGATGCATCATCACCTTCATCCGCTTTAACGACACCCCCATCGTCCGAGCCTCCGGTCGGGAGCTCAGCTACGTTCTCCTGACAGGCATCTTCCTCATCTACCTgatcaccttcctcatgatcgcAGAGCCCAGCGCCCCAGTGTGTGCATTCCGCAGGCTGCTGCTGGGCCTGGGCATGTGTATTACCTACTCAGCTATGCTCACCAAGACCAACCGCATTTACCGTATTTTTGAGCAGGGCAAGAAAGCAGTCACGCCACCTCCATTCATCAGCCCTGCTTCTCAGCTGATCATCACCTTTATACTCATTGGAGTGCAGGTGAGTGAGTTGCTGCCCCTCTCCTATTGCATTTGATGAAAACAAGGCAGTAATACAACAGTGCTTGTTAAAGACACAGGAAATGGTATCTGGAATGGTATACAGGAGAATTAGATTGATCTGCTGAATCATGGGCCACATCAATCTTTGGATCATTCTCTGTATCTCCACAGTTACTTGGCATTTTCATCTGGTTCGGAGTGGTGCCCCCACACACCATCATAGACTATGAGGAGCAGCGGCCGCCCAACCCAGAGTTTGCACGTGGGGTCCTGAAATGTGACATGTCCGACCTGGCCCTGGTCCTCTGCTTGAGCTACAGTATTGTGCTGATGGTGACCTGCACTGTGTATGCCATCAAGAGCAGAGGGGTGCCAGAGACCTTCAACGAGGCCAAGCCCATTGGCTTCACCATGTACACCACCTGTATCATCTGGCTGGCCTTTGTGCCCATCTTCTTTGGTACAGCACAGTCTACTGAGAAGGTTTGAAAATCAATCACATTTCTATAGTTGCTGGTATTTATCCATTGGCAGAGAAAGACAATTTTTTATATACTTAAAAAAGCAACCCTAGAACTATCAGTATGTTTTCTAGAATAGGTTCTAGACTGTTATCAAATGCTTGTATGTTACCTTTAATATCAGATTTTTTCCCATGAGGCACTCACAGTATGTTCAGCATCCTCTTCATTGACTTACAGTGGAACAATGGTCAGGATTTAAAATAAGGAAGTACATTATAaatataaaagtatgtggacgccccttcaaatgagtggattcggctatttcagccacacccttttCTGACAGGTctgtaaaatcgagcacacagccatgcaatctccatagacaaacattggcagtagaatggccttactgaagagctcagtgactatcATAActaacatttctgccctgctagagctgccccggtcaaccccggtcaactgtaagtgctgttattgtgaagtggaaacgtctaggagcaacaacggctcagacgCAAGCTCACAGAAGGGAACCACCGAGTCCTGAAGCGTGTAGCaggtaaaaatagtctgtcctcagctgcaacactcactaccgagtttcaaactgcctctggaagcaatgtcagtgTCACGACTGGCagaaggactggaccaaggtgcagcatggtaagcgtacattgTTTCTTTATTCaaaaatgacgccgacaaaacgaagaacaaaaaccaaaccgtgaagctttgggctctgaacaaagacaaagttaacttcccacaaaacaggtgggggaaaagggtacctaagtatggttctcaatcagagacaatgatagacagctgcctctgattgagaaccacacccggccaaacacatagaaatagaaaatcatagaacatagactgcccacccaaatcacaccctgaccaaaccaaaatagagacataaaacattctctacggtcagggcgtgacagtcagaACAACaattgttcgtcgggagcttcatgaaatgggtttccatggccgagcagccacacacaagcctaagatcaccatgtgcaatgccaagcgtcacctgGTGTGATGTAAAGCTCTCCACCATTggtctctggagcagtgaaaTTGCCTTCTCTGGAGTgttgaatcatgcttcaccatttggcagtctgatggacgaatcttggtttggcggatgccaggagaacgctacctgcccgaatgcatagtgcccactgtaaagttcggtggagggggaataatggtctggggctgtttttcatggtctggcTAGGtcccttaattccagtgaagcGAAATCTCAACacgacagcatacaatgacattctagatgattctgtgcttccaacattgtgccaacagtttggggaaggcccttccctgtttcagcatgacaatgcccctgtgcacaaagcgaggtccatacagaagtgGTTTGTTGAGATCAATGTGgttgaacttgactggcctgcacagagatctcagatctcaaccccatcatacacctttgggatgaattggaacaccaactgcaagccaggcctaatttcCCAACATTagagcccgacctcactaatattcttgtggatgaatggaagcaagtccccgcagcaatattccaacatctagtggaaagccttcccagattaGTGGAGactgttaaagcagcaaaggggggaccaactccatattcatgtccatgattttggaatgagagaGTCTACGAGCATGTGTCCACTTACTTTTGGCAATGTAGTGTATGTTCAGTTTAGTAGAGTATGTTGTTAAATCAGTCAGCCTAAATTAAGTCTTTAAAGTCTTTTCACCTCTGCAAATCGAAATGAAATGAATCAAAGAGGTCAAAAAAGAGGTCAGATAAGCTCAGTGATAAAATGGGTCTCTGAGAGACAAATAAATATCCACTACATGCTATTCAATTACACACTTACAGCTTAGAACATCTAAATATAGCATCAATAACATTTAGTTCTCAGATCGCATTAGTTGACATTTTTGACCAGACAgtattacaacattacagtaACAGGGAAGGAGTGTTCTTAGATTGGATGCAAGGTTATTGATGCATTAGACTTTGAGAGGTACTCAGAAAAGTGTAAAGAATTGCAAGTTGATCAATAGGGAAGTGTGAATGTAAGGTGATGGCAAACTTAGGGGTTGGCTATTTTTCTTACATTTTTCTACTGACATCCCTTAATGTGTGaattattattttatatatatatatgttttttttttttactttaccccctttttctccccaatttcgtgatatccaattggtagttacagtcttgtcccaatCCTACACAGGATtgtgtctggggaagggtaccaaaacatttctgcaggattgaaggtccccaaaaacacagtggcctccatcattcttaaatgagcaatcgggggagaagggccttggtcagggaggtaaccaagtgtggagatgggagaaccttccagaaggacaaccatctctacagcattccaccaatcaggtctttatgttagagtggccagatgtaagccactcctcagtaaaaggcacatgacagcccacttggagtttgccaaaaggcacccaaagactctcagaccatgagaaacaagattctctggtctgatgaaaccaagatggaactctttgtcctgaatgccaagcctcaagtctggaggaaacttggcaccatccttACATTGTAGCATgatggtagcagcatcatgctttgaggattttttttcagcggcagggactggaagactagtcaggtttgagggaaagatgaatggagcaaagtgcagagagatccttgatgaaaaccttatCCAGagttctcaggacctcagactggggtgaaggttcaccttccaacaggacaacggcctTAAGCGCACAGCCAAGACGACGCAAGAGTGGCTTCAGGGCAAGTCTTTGAAtatctttgagtggcccagccagagctcggacttgaacccaatcgaacatctctggagagacctgaaaaaacctgtgcagcgacgctccccatccaacctggcagagcttgagtggatctgcagagaagaacgggagaaactccccaaatacaggtgtgccaagcttgtagcatcatacccaagaagacttgaggctgtaatcgcccCTAAAGGTGCTTAaacgaagtactgagtaaagggtttacGTGTGATATTTTTTatagatttgcaaaaatgtctaaaagcctatttttgctttgtcattatggggtattgtgtgttgactgatgaggggaaaaacacaattcaatcaattttagaataaggctgtaacgtaacaaaatgggggaaaagtcaaggggtctgaatactttccaaatgcactttaGGTCTTTGTTAATTAATTTTTTTATGGCATGTATTTCTTCATTTATTCATGACATGTACTGCGTTTGAATTGTCAGTGCATCAGACTCAGATCACAAGTCTGTTCTCAGTATTGTTGTTGCCAGGCTGACAACAGAGGAACAACACGTGAATAGACATGTTGAAGGCCCATAAATAGAGCACCACTCCTCAGTGCTTATACTGGGATATAAATCATTCATCCCAGGCTAAAAACACAACTGTCTCCTTGAGCATTCAGATGAAGAAACAACGTCTGTATACTTGTGTACCTCCTATTTGACCTGCTGTCGATCAATTCTTCATACAATAATTAGGTATAATAAAGGTATGTCATGGGGATTTCCATGGACAATATTATGTAAGACAACCTCCAtacattattattaatatttattgaatgtacaGTTTTACTGTATTCTCAGAATATTATCAGAATACTACATTCTCATTCTCAGGGTATTATCAGATGAATAGATGGAAGGATAGGCATAGGATAGAAAGGAAAATTAGGAAAATGTGTCTTTT
Proteins encoded in this region:
- the LOC135542148 gene encoding metabotropic glutamate receptor 6-like, translating into MISQCHISQFCCRFGPLFGCHVTTLLRLLWMLFLGLSPYAWAQQGTQPHSIKIKGDITLGGLFPVHSRGPAGVPCGEIKREKGIHRMEAMLYALDQINSDPDLLPNITLGAMVLDTCSRDTYALEQSLTFVQALIQKDNSDVRCSNNEPPIIRKPERVVGVIGASGSSVSIMVANVLRLFAIPQISYASTAPELSDKSRYEFFSRVVPPDSYQAQAMVDIVKAMGWNYVSTLASEGNYGESGVDAFLQISREAGGLCIGQSIKIPREPKPGGFDKIIKRLMETSNARGVIIFANEDDIRRVLEAAKRANLTGHFLFVGSDSWGAKSSPILDQEDVAEGAVTILPKRASIDGFDNYFTSRSLKNNRRNIWFAEYWEDDFKCKLTRPGIKYDLGRRKCTGEERIAQESQYEQEGKVQFVIDAVYAMAHALHSMHLDLCPGSMGICEKMDPVEGSQLLHYIRSVNFNGSAGTGVMFNENGDAPGRYDIFQFQLSNTTNPGYRCIGQWTNNLRLNAEEMQWSGGDRAVPDSVCSFPCELGERKKMVKGVPCCWHCELCDGYQYQLDELNCDMCPFDMRPMPNRTGCRSTPIIKLEWSSPWAIIPVFLAVLGILATSGCIITFIRFNDTPIVRASGRELSYVLLTGIFLIYLITFLMIAEPSAPVCAFRRLLLGLGMCITYSAMLTKTNRIYRIFEQGKKAVTPPPFISPASQLIITFILIGVQLLGIFIWFGVVPPHTIIDYEEQRPPNPEFARGVLKCDMSDLALVLCLSYSIVLMVTCTVYAIKSRGVPETFNEAKPIGFTMYTTCIIWLAFVPIFFGTAQSTEKMFIQTTTLTVSMSLSATVSLGMLYVPKVYVIIFQPEQNVQKRKRSSKAVASTVTSQLSQKDDKQNGESKSSAIVPDRSQ